A window of Candidatus Thermoplasmatota archaeon genomic DNA:
ACGGTGAGGGTCGCCGTGACGCGTTCGCCGCTCGAGGCCCGGGCGGGGTCCAGCACGAGGTCGTCGAGGCTCACTTCCTCGGGAAGCTCGAGCCGCGCGAAGGGCGGCCATTCGGTCCCGAACACGTACCTTTCGAAGAAGGCGGAGTAGTCGCGGCGCGTGAGGTTGAGGAGGACCTGTTTCAGCTCCTCGTTGCCGACCTGGCGCGGACCGCCGGGCGCGGCGCTGAAGGAGGCGTCGAACTCGCGGTTGAGCGTGGTGAGCACGGTGGCGAGCGTGACGGCGCCCGCCGTATCCTCGCGCAGAAGGTCGTCGAGGACCGCAAGGAGCACGGCGCCCTTGAGGTACGCAATGTTCTCGGCGGGTCCGTACGCGGCGTCGACGAGGCGGCCCTTGCCCTCGCTCTTTTCACGGAACTGGCTCGCCTTGCGCATCCAGTCGTCGACCTCGGCGCGGTTCCACCGCTCCGTCGCGAAGAGCGCGAGGATGGAGTGGAAATCGGCGTCGCCCTCGTTGATCCAGAGGCTCGAGCGTCCCGGATCGTCGACCGTCGCGAACGCCTGGAAGACGTGAGCGTACTCGTGCGCGAGCGTGCGGAGATCCGTCGATTCGTGGACGTAGAGCGAGGCGGGTCCGCCGAGGCCGCCCTCGTACATGGGCGAGGGGGCGCTCACCGCGAGGATGACGGGGCCTGCGACGTCGCCGTACACGGATCGGTAGTAGGGCGTCGCAGCCGCGAGGAACGGGAGCACCTCGCCGTCGTGGGCGAGGGCCTTGCCGAGGCGCACGTACCGGAACTCCGTGCTCGCGGCGGCTGTCGCCTCGCGGTGGAAACTTTCCGCGGGGCCCATGGCGACGAATCCGCGCGGCAGGGTCGAGTTGCCGGGCGGATCCCACCGTTTCACGCCCGCGGAGGGCCACGGCGTCTCGACCTCCCACCCCGCGGGCGGCTCGATGCGGACCTTCATGTCCCAGACGAACGGCTTGCCCTGGTAGTAGGAATACGTGAACGGGAGCGCGAACGCGTCGGCGCGGAAGAGGCCGAACTGCTCGTTGAGGATGCTGTTCCATTGGCCCGCCTTGTGGGAGGCGCGCGAGACCGCGACGTCGAAGCTGAAGGACTCGAGCGCGCTTCGCACCTTGATGCGGGCGCCGTCGGCGGTCGGCGTGAGGTCCGTGCCGGGACCCGCGGTCACGTTGGTGATCGCGTAGGGGCGCGCCTCCGTCGCGACCGTCCGGAGCGTGATCTCGGTGACGATGCCTTCGAGATTCCCGAACGTCATCGTGACGCGCGCGAGACCGCTTTTCGGATCCTCGACCTTGACCGCGTAGTCCCACGTCATGACGCGGGGCGTCGTGGCTTCCACGGTCGGCGTCGCGAGGAGAGCGGGCACGAGCATGAGGACGACCGCGACGCCCGCGCCGAGGCGGAGGGCGGGCGCGCGGAGGTGACCGGCGGGCACGGCGCCTCCCAGGCGGTCGCCCGATAAAGGATTTCGGATTCCACCGCCCCGCCCGAAGTCCGGTCCATCGGGATGACGCGCGCCGTCGCCGACGGTCCGTCGTGCCTGGCGCGGAAGGGGGCGGCGCGGAGCGGGGCGCCCCCGCGTCGGCCGGGCGCGGGACGCGCGACGCGCCCTCGCTTTCGACTTTGGAAGCCTATAAATAAACGACCCGGCATCGTAGCCGGGACTTCCCCCCCAGGTGTCAGCCATGGCCTACGATTCTTCGAAGTCCACGGGCTCCCGCTCGGCGCTTTATGCGGGCGCGGCCCTCGTGGCGATCTTCCTCCTCGCGCTCTTCGTGAGGAGCTACTGGGCGATCGACGCGGCCCACACCGACGGCAACTTCGTGCTGTCGGGCGGCTCGGACGGCTACTACATCAAGCACGCGGTCGACCACGTGCAGGCCAACGGGTGGAAGACGCTCGTGGAAGACCCGCTGCTGAACTACCCCCTGGGCGGCGTGAACCCGAATCCGCCGCTCTTCGTCTGGAGCATCGCCGTCGCGGGCCAGGCGGCGGCGCCGTTCTTCGGCGGCGACCTCGAGACCGCGACCTGGTGGGTCGCCCTCTGGAGCCCCGCCATCTGGGGCGCCCTCACGATCATCCCCGCGTACTTCATCGGCAAGGCCCTCTACAGCCGGCGCGTCGGCCTCGTCGCGGCGTTCTTCCTCGCGATCGCGCCGCAGCACATCGGCCAGTCGAACCTCGGCGACACGCGCCATTACGCCATCTCGCTCTTCTTCATCGTCCTCACGGCCTTCTTCTTCATCAAGGCCGTCCAGGGCATCTACCGCCAGGGCAACTGGGTCTCGTCCTGGAGCGACCCCGCCGCGCGACGCGCGGGCATCGCGTCCCTCTTCCGCGAACGCAAGCAGGCGCTCGGCTTCGCGCTGCTTGCGGGTCTTTCCCTCGGCGCCGAGGCGCTCGTGTGGAAGGGCTTCCCGTACCTCATCGTCATGATGTTCGGGTACGCCGTGCTCGAGATGCTCTTCGACCACTGGAAGAACCGGGACAGCCTCGGCCTCTTCGTCGTCACGAGCATCACGGTGGCGGTCGGCCTCCTCATGGCGATGCCGTACTACCTCACGGCGAACATCATGAATTTCATGAACCCGGCCATCTTCCTCCTCGCCGGGTACCTTGTCGTCGGCCTCGTGCTCACGCCCACGCGTGACCTTCCGACGATCCTCGTGTTCCCGGCGTTCCTCGTCGCGGGGCTCATCGGTCTCGCGGTCGCGTTCTTCGCGATTCCCGAGGTGAGCGTCTCGCTGCTCTACGCCCTCGTCTACTTCAAGCAGAACCGCTTGTACCAGACGATCGCGGAAGCCCACCCCGCGGACTTCAACAGCATGGCGTTCGCGGCCGGGCCCGCGGTGTTCTTCCTTGCGCTCATCGGCTTCTTCATGGCGATCCGCCGATCCCGCAAGGAACCCTCGCAGCCTCACCTCTTCATGGTCGTGTGGCTCGCGATCGCGCTCTACATGGCGCAGTCCGCGACGCGTTTCCTGTTCAACGCGACGCCCATCCTCTCGATCCTCGGCGCGTGGGTCCTCGTCCGCATCGTGACCTGGCTCGACTACGGCGCGATCGCGAAGGCGATCCGCGGCACGGGCGGCTCGGTCGGCGCAGGCCTGCGCCGCGGCATCAACGGATGGCACGTGACGGGCGCAGCCCTCATCGCGCTCACGCTCGTCGTCCCGAACGTCGTCCTCGCCGTGGACGCGGGCACGACGTTCGAATGGGAGCGCCGCGCGTCTCGCGAGAATCCCTCGTGGGCCGGCTTCATCGACCAGCGCCTCGGCGCCTTCGGCCCCGGCTTCCTCCCCGATTACTGGGACGAGAGCCTCACCTGGCTTGCGAACTACGACAGCCACATCGCGAACGAGGCCGAACGGCCTGCCTTCCTCGCCTGGTGGGACTACGGACACTGGGCGATCGCCGTCGGCGAGCACCCCACGGTGGCCGACAACTTCCAGAACGGCTACGTCTTCGCCGCGAACTTCCTGCTCTCGCAGAATGAGACGAACGCGATCCAGCTCCTGTCCGCGCGCCTCATCGACCCGAGGAACGGCGTGACGGAATCGCAGGCGAAGGCGCTCATGGTCGAGTCCGGCCTCCCGGCGAACAAGACGGACATCACGTACAAGCAGCTCCTCGCGTTCGAGTACGCTCCCGCGATGGACCTCGCGACGGCGAACGCCTTCTACCAGAAGGTGATGGCGGCGACGGGCGACCAGATCCGCTACGTCGCGGCCGACATCCGCATGCTGCCGTACGACAACCCGCAGACGCCCGACATCGACCAGACGTCCATCTACTACGCCCCCGTGGTCCTCGCCGGCAAGAACCCGAAGGACTACGTGGAGCTGAAGTACGTCACGACGAGCGGCGACATGTCGGAAGAGGAGTTCTCGCGCGTCCTCCGCAACCCCAATACGCCCGCGACCTTCCAGGCGACGGGCCAGAAGTACGACTACAAGCAGGCGTTCTTCAACTCGATGTACTACCGCACGTACGTCGGATCGCCCGTCGAGACGGGCGGCCGCGCGGTCGGCGGCGACCGCCTGCTGCAGGGCCTCAACATCCCGCAGCCGGGTTACGGCCTCGCGCACTTCCGGCTCGTGCACGCGAACGACCAGATGAAGCTCCTCGAGTACTACGAAGGCGCGAACGTGACCGGCGTCGTCATCGACGGGTCGACGAACCAGCCCATCGCGGGCGCGCTCGTCACGGCCTACGACGACGCGGGCCGCATCATCCTCCAGTCGTTCCCGGCCCAGTTCCGCGACGAGATCCCCGCGGACGACCTGAATGTCCCGCACGACAGCGCGGTCACGGACGCGGACGGTCGCTACCAGGTCCTCGCGCCCTTCTCGATGCCCGGCGGCAACGTCACCATCGTCGCAAGCCGCGGCGCCGTCGAGCTCGGCCGCGCGACCTTCGAAATCACGCGCGAACAGGCCCGCAGCGGATACACAGTGCCCGAGGCGCTCGGGCGCATCGTGGTCCAGCGCGGCTCCGTCGAAGGCACCGTCTTCCTCGACCGCGACGGCAACGGTCGCTTCGAGGGCGCGGACGAGCCCGTCGAGAACGTGGTCGTCTCGATCGGCGGCAAGAACGCGACGACGGACAGCGCCGGCCGGTACCGCGTGAGCGACGTGCCCGCGGGCAGCCAGACGGTCTCGCTCGTGAGCTCGACCTACTCGGTCGAGGCGCGTTCGAGCGTCGTCTCGGTCCGCCCCGGGCAGACGGCGACGCACAACGTCTCCGCCTCGCTCGTTCCGGCGCCCGTGAGCGGCCACGTGTGGGCCGACCTCAACGGCAACGGCGTCGAGGACGCGGGCGAAGCGGCCGGGTCCGTGACGCTCGCGATCACGCCCGACACGAACACGACGGCCCGGGCTCCCTCGGGCTCCCCGCAGACGGACGCGAGCGGCAACTACAACACGTCGCTCACGCCCGGACGCTACACGGTCGCCGTCGCCTTCACGTCGGGCGACGGGCGCGCCTGGGAGCACCAGGGCGTGCTCGAGGTCGCCCGCGACGGCACGCCGATCCGTCGCGACATCCAGCTCACGCCCAAGGCCTGATCGGCTCCGAGCGCGACTGGAACGGCTCCCGCGCAAACGGGAGCCTCTCCCTTTCCACCCGCTGAGCGCAAGCCCGATCGCGCGATGCGGAACGGGCATGCGCACGGAGATGGATCGCGACGACGAGCACCCTCCCCCCTCCTACCCCGGACCCTTGAGACGGTCTCGCAGAGCATCCGGCCCGATCATGATCCGGAGCGATCCGGCGTTTCGGGGAGCGCGCGTCCGGCTTGCTCTCGGAGGCTTTCACCGGCGCCGCTTGACGAGGTCGAGGAAGACGGACTCCGTGGCCTCCACCACACGGTCCCACGTGAATCGCGCTTCGACGCGCTTCGCGCCCGCTTCGCCCATGCGCCGCGCGAGCGTCCGATCGCCGAGGACGTCGCCGAGGCGCTGCGCGAGCGCGGCCGCGTCGCCGTGGGGAACGAGGAAACCGGTGACGCCGTCCTCCACGACGTCCGGGACGCCGCCCACCCGCGTCGCGACCACGGGTTTGCCGCTCGCGTTGGCTTCGAGGAGCACGATCCCGAAGGCTTCCCATTCGCTCGCGAGCGCGAAGACGTCGCAGGCCGCGAACGCCGCGCGGTATTCGGCGAAAGGAAGGTGCCCGGTGACGAAGACCCGGGACTCGAGGCCGCGGCGGCGGATTTCCGAGGCGAGCCACGCGCCGCGGGCCTGCGGGTCGCCCGCGACGACGAGCCGCGCTTCCCGCCGGTCCCCGGCGCCCGCCTCGCTCGAGACGAGGCGCGCGAAGGCCTCGAGCAGGACGTCGAGGCCCTTGTTCGAGGCAAGGCGCCCCGAAAAGAGGACGAGGGGAGCCTCCTTCGGGATCCCGCGCGCCGCCCGGAACGCCGCGCCGTCGGCCGGCGGCGCATCGAGCCAGCGCGCGCGGTCGAGGCCGTTCGGGATCACGATCGACTTCGCGCGCGCCGTCGGGAACCGCGCAAAAAGCGCGTCGCGCTCGCCCGCGCTCACCGCGATCACGCGGTCGGCCGCGGCGAGGGAGGCGCGACCGAGCGTCGCGTCGAACACGGCGCGCAGGCGACGTCGCTCGGGCGGTCCCTCCATCGACCACGCCGGGTGGAAGTGCGGCGTCATGGCGAGCGGCACGCCCTTCGTCTTGCGGGCGAGCGCCGCGACAAGGGTGTGGAAATAGCCGTACGAGTGGACGTGGACGACGTCCGCCCAGGACGCGTCCGCCAGCAATCCGCGCGCGAGCGCGGGGGCGACCACGTAGTGCAGCGCGCCGCCCGCCGTGCGCGCCGGGTGGCGCGTCACGCGGACGCCGTCCTTCGGCGCGGGCCACTCAAAAGCGCGCTCGAAGGGCGTCTCCGTCCGGAGGTCCGTCGTGTGGACGCGGACCTC
This region includes:
- a CDS encoding glycosyltransferase family 4 protein; amino-acid sequence: MRIAVACVRYPPAPGGAEAHAAAVARGLAARGHEVRVHTTDLRTETPFERAFEWPAPKDGVRVTRHPARTAGGALHYVVAPALARGLLADASWADVVHVHSYGYFHTLVAALARKTKGVPLAMTPHFHPAWSMEGPPERRRLRAVFDATLGRASLAAADRVIAVSAGERDALFARFPTARAKSIVIPNGLDRARWLDAPPADGAAFRAARGIPKEAPLVLFSGRLASNKGLDVLLEAFARLVSSEAGAGDRREARLVVAGDPQARGAWLASEIRRRGLESRVFVTGHLPFAEYRAAFAACDVFALASEWEAFGIVLLEANASGKPVVATRVGGVPDVVEDGVTGFLVPHGDAAALAQRLGDVLGDRTLARRMGEAGAKRVEARFTWDRVVEATESVFLDLVKRRR
- a CDS encoding SdrD B-like domain-containing protein, giving the protein MAYDSSKSTGSRSALYAGAALVAIFLLALFVRSYWAIDAAHTDGNFVLSGGSDGYYIKHAVDHVQANGWKTLVEDPLLNYPLGGVNPNPPLFVWSIAVAGQAAAPFFGGDLETATWWVALWSPAIWGALTIIPAYFIGKALYSRRVGLVAAFFLAIAPQHIGQSNLGDTRHYAISLFFIVLTAFFFIKAVQGIYRQGNWVSSWSDPAARRAGIASLFRERKQALGFALLAGLSLGAEALVWKGFPYLIVMMFGYAVLEMLFDHWKNRDSLGLFVVTSITVAVGLLMAMPYYLTANIMNFMNPAIFLLAGYLVVGLVLTPTRDLPTILVFPAFLVAGLIGLAVAFFAIPEVSVSLLYALVYFKQNRLYQTIAEAHPADFNSMAFAAGPAVFFLALIGFFMAIRRSRKEPSQPHLFMVVWLAIALYMAQSATRFLFNATPILSILGAWVLVRIVTWLDYGAIAKAIRGTGGSVGAGLRRGINGWHVTGAALIALTLVVPNVVLAVDAGTTFEWERRASRENPSWAGFIDQRLGAFGPGFLPDYWDESLTWLANYDSHIANEAERPAFLAWWDYGHWAIAVGEHPTVADNFQNGYVFAANFLLSQNETNAIQLLSARLIDPRNGVTESQAKALMVESGLPANKTDITYKQLLAFEYAPAMDLATANAFYQKVMAATGDQIRYVAADIRMLPYDNPQTPDIDQTSIYYAPVVLAGKNPKDYVELKYVTTSGDMSEEEFSRVLRNPNTPATFQATGQKYDYKQAFFNSMYYRTYVGSPVETGGRAVGGDRLLQGLNIPQPGYGLAHFRLVHANDQMKLLEYYEGANVTGVVIDGSTNQPIAGALVTAYDDAGRIILQSFPAQFRDEIPADDLNVPHDSAVTDADGRYQVLAPFSMPGGNVTIVASRGAVELGRATFEITREQARSGYTVPEALGRIVVQRGSVEGTVFLDRDGNGRFEGADEPVENVVVSIGGKNATTDSAGRYRVSDVPAGSQTVSLVSSTYSVEARSSVVSVRPGQTATHNVSASLVPAPVSGHVWADLNGNGVEDAGEAAGSVTLAITPDTNTTARAPSGSPQTDASGNYNTSLTPGRYTVAVAFTSGDGRAWEHQGVLEVARDGTPIRRDIQLTPKA